A window of Pseudomonas guangdongensis contains these coding sequences:
- a CDS encoding IS630 family transposase has protein sequence MTSDARSLSPLEQREKRAIALRMREQGYTYRAIGEAVGVHLRTVAHWVAIAEHQGKEAAIEGGQRGSLPGERRSLSSEQESLIRTLLLDTMPDQLKLDFALWTRDAVRALIALHCGFQMPIRTVGEYLKRWGYTPQRPLKRAYQQKPEAIKRWLETEYPKIEQRAKAEGGEIHWGDETGLRSDSHAGRSYAPAGRTPVREVSGSRFATNMISTVTNRGKLRFMLYRETMTAVVLIRFLGRLIRDTSGRKVFLVLDNLRVHHSKKVKAWLEGRRERIEVFFLPAYAPELNPDEYLNGDLKHQVRSGPSLKSRDALEGRVRSVMRRLQSKPERIRSYFRHPKIAYAA, from the coding sequence ATGACCAGCGACGCACGAAGCCTCAGCCCCTTGGAACAGCGCGAAAAACGCGCTATCGCCCTACGCATGCGCGAGCAGGGGTATACCTACAGAGCCATCGGCGAAGCCGTTGGCGTTCATCTGCGCACGGTGGCGCATTGGGTCGCGATCGCGGAGCACCAGGGCAAAGAGGCCGCGATCGAAGGTGGCCAGCGCGGATCGCTGCCGGGGGAGCGACGCAGCCTGTCCTCCGAGCAGGAGTCACTGATTCGCACCCTGTTGCTCGACACCATGCCGGATCAGTTGAAGCTGGACTTCGCGCTCTGGACGCGTGATGCGGTGCGCGCCCTGATCGCCCTGCACTGCGGCTTTCAGATGCCTATCCGGACAGTCGGTGAATACCTCAAGCGTTGGGGCTATACCCCACAACGCCCGTTGAAGCGCGCCTACCAGCAGAAGCCCGAGGCGATAAAGCGCTGGCTGGAAACCGAGTATCCGAAGATCGAGCAGCGCGCCAAGGCCGAGGGCGGCGAGATCCACTGGGGCGATGAAACCGGCCTGCGCAGCGACAGTCATGCAGGGCGCAGCTACGCCCCGGCAGGGCGGACGCCCGTACGCGAAGTCAGCGGAAGCCGCTTTGCCACGAACATGATTTCGACGGTGACCAACCGGGGCAAGCTGCGCTTCATGCTGTACCGGGAAACCATGACAGCGGTCGTGCTGATCCGCTTCCTGGGGCGACTGATCCGGGATACCAGCGGGCGCAAGGTCTTCCTGGTCTTGGACAACCTGCGCGTGCACCACAGCAAGAAGGTCAAAGCCTGGCTGGAGGGGCGGCGCGAACGGATTGAGGTGTTCTTTCTGCCCGCCTACGCCCCCGAGCTCAACCCGGACGAATACCTGAATGGCGATCTCAAGCATCAGGTGCGCAGCGGGCCAAGTTTGAAAAGTCGGGATGCGTTGGAAGGCCGAGTCCGCTCGGTCATGCGGCGCCTTCAATCAAAGCCCGAGCGGATTCGTTCCTACTTCCGACATCCCAAAATCGCGTATGCAGCATGA
- a CDS encoding DEAD/DEAH box helicase family protein — translation MFDFTSLTTKINSEAPDTLEELFSQLDRKATHITLRPAQTSALAKLDEQRDKRDIVIKLSTGSGKTVVGLVYAEMMRRRFKGEPVLYLCPTNQLVDQVIQSAQAIGVQAGAFPSNGLPYSALAGESVLVCTYDKLFNSRNVFETNTIRPSCIVLDDVHAGINRVRGCFTAKVPDQCFDQFRSMLQPLCEATDPATWRGIQSHSQDFRYEVPYWVWDNIHGEAAKILEQHKDDRELRFCWNNISRYLELARVCISGTGAEITLPLAAVEENAAYCSAKHRLFMSASIKDGSSFIADLDCDPEAFKRVIEPLEDEGAGERMMLATSLISPEAEKKDIAEVCKNLSLSVNVVVLTSSTSQAKIWVDSGATLAKAQDFDSALEELKTSVGNYVVFPQRFDGVDLPDDACRVLVIDGVPTGDRLSDKIDAARQKDSPEYDVNTVNRFEQALGRAVRSSADFAAVFLVGTDIAAFIGKRSVRDLLESRTLVQVDLGRDLTKLTPGTTLPAALKGMVQALIGRDNGWKDTHRKRVKAAQRVTRQGGVLTVHELLATAVRSSWVFAKARNFQAAVPILREAINNPNIHKVQKAELLYRIASYLHQFDSTASADAYRAAFNINSDFPRPQKIADKKFAKLSDQAVAVRDYFVRFAQPNAALARLDQIAAKLSFALDAEVIEQGLLELGEALGATATRPEKETGRGPDDLWLFDDIGFCLEAKSENKTSIHKTDAAQLTLSLQWCNDNVMMPEKGFIPIFVSNTSVADRAEDISFGPSLLTEQILFDLIVRLKKVVLCLSFDGPLFSDPAAIMKALNAEGLAGRQIATKLGKLSSPH, via the coding sequence ATGTTCGATTTCACCAGCCTCACCACAAAAATCAACTCTGAAGCACCCGATACACTAGAGGAGCTTTTCAGCCAACTTGACAGGAAGGCCACTCATATCACACTTCGTCCTGCGCAAACTTCAGCCTTAGCAAAACTTGATGAGCAGCGAGATAAGCGGGATATAGTTATCAAGCTAAGCACTGGCTCAGGAAAAACCGTTGTCGGGTTGGTGTATGCTGAAATGATGAGGCGCCGCTTTAAAGGCGAGCCAGTCTTGTATTTGTGCCCAACAAACCAACTTGTTGATCAAGTTATTCAATCAGCACAAGCCATTGGCGTACAGGCTGGGGCTTTCCCTAGCAATGGGCTACCATACAGCGCGCTTGCCGGAGAATCCGTACTAGTTTGCACCTACGACAAGTTATTTAACTCTAGAAACGTCTTCGAAACCAATACCATCAGACCATCCTGTATCGTTTTGGATGATGTCCATGCCGGCATCAATCGAGTCAGAGGCTGCTTCACAGCAAAAGTACCTGATCAATGCTTCGATCAATTCAGATCGATGTTGCAGCCTCTCTGCGAGGCTACAGATCCTGCGACTTGGCGAGGGATTCAGAGTCACTCGCAAGATTTTCGCTACGAGGTTCCATATTGGGTCTGGGACAACATTCACGGCGAAGCGGCAAAGATTCTCGAACAACACAAGGACGATCGAGAACTGCGATTTTGCTGGAATAACATCAGTCGCTATCTAGAGCTGGCGCGAGTATGTATCTCTGGAACCGGGGCTGAAATTACGCTCCCGTTAGCAGCCGTAGAAGAGAATGCGGCATATTGCTCAGCCAAGCATCGCCTTTTCATGTCCGCAAGCATCAAGGATGGCTCATCCTTTATTGCTGATCTTGATTGCGATCCCGAGGCCTTTAAGCGCGTCATCGAACCCTTGGAGGACGAGGGCGCCGGTGAGCGCATGATGCTTGCCACTTCGCTCATCAGCCCCGAGGCCGAAAAAAAAGATATCGCAGAAGTATGCAAAAATCTGTCGCTCTCAGTGAACGTGGTTGTCCTAACCAGCTCAACTTCCCAAGCAAAAATCTGGGTAGACTCAGGGGCAACCCTAGCGAAAGCCCAAGATTTTGACTCCGCCCTGGAAGAGTTGAAAACATCAGTAGGAAACTATGTTGTTTTCCCACAGCGATTTGATGGCGTCGATCTTCCTGACGATGCATGTAGGGTTTTAGTCATCGATGGCGTGCCCACTGGAGATAGGCTCAGCGACAAAATCGACGCTGCGCGACAGAAGGACTCCCCTGAGTACGACGTAAACACAGTCAACCGATTTGAGCAGGCACTTGGAAGAGCCGTGCGTTCAAGCGCGGACTTTGCAGCAGTTTTCTTGGTCGGAACTGATATTGCCGCTTTTATCGGAAAGCGCTCAGTCAGAGACCTTCTTGAATCTCGAACACTTGTACAAGTTGATCTCGGGAGAGACCTTACAAAGCTTACTCCGGGCACTACCCTTCCCGCTGCCCTCAAGGGGATGGTTCAAGCGCTCATCGGCAGAGATAATGGATGGAAAGACACTCACCGCAAGCGTGTTAAGGCTGCCCAGCGCGTCACGAGGCAAGGAGGGGTTTTAACAGTTCATGAGTTGCTCGCAACCGCCGTACGATCTAGTTGGGTCTTTGCAAAAGCACGAAACTTTCAAGCTGCAGTGCCCATTCTACGCGAGGCAATCAACAACCCCAACATCCATAAAGTTCAAAAAGCAGAGCTACTCTACAGAATTGCATCCTATCTTCACCAATTTGACTCCACGGCCTCCGCAGATGCTTATCGAGCAGCTTTCAATATAAACTCTGACTTCCCACGCCCACAAAAAATAGCTGATAAAAAATTCGCAAAACTCTCTGACCAAGCCGTAGCCGTACGCGACTACTTTGTTCGATTTGCTCAGCCAAATGCTGCCTTAGCACGTCTAGATCAAATAGCAGCAAAGCTAAGCTTCGCTCTAGACGCAGAAGTCATAGAACAAGGATTGCTTGAGCTTGGCGAAGCATTAGGCGCCACTGCGACGCGACCAGAAAAAGAGACCGGCCGCGGCCCAGACGACCTTTGGCTATTTGATGATATCGGTTTTTGCCTAGAGGCGAAAAGCGAGAACAAAACATCAATTCACAAGACCGACGCAGCACAGTTAACACTTAGCCTGCAATGGTGCAATGACAACGTCATGATGCCAGAAAAGGGGTTCATCCCCATTTTTGTCTCGAACACTTCAGTTGCTGACCGGGCTGAGGACATATCCTTTGGTCCAAGCCTACTGACTGAGCAGATTCTATTTGATCTCATAGTGAGACTAAAAAAAGTCGTCCTGTGCCTTAGCTTTGATGGCCCGCTGTTCTCAGATCCTGCTGCAATTATGAAAGCGCTCAACGCTGAAGGACTAGCAGGCCGGCAGATTGCAACAAAATTAGGAAAACTGAGTAGCCCCCACTAA
- a CDS encoding HNH endonuclease family protein, translated as MAAAESRAGQAFAEQRDRLKHTLGNLTLLAGSLNPALSRSPWEVKKAELLRYSQPGLSRELHELEDWAEREILARGEVLAEVACGVWRYPVGASEAS; from the coding sequence CTGGCTGCTGCCGAAAGCCGTGCAGGTCAGGCTTTCGCCGAACAGCGCGACCGCCTCAAGCACACCCTGGGCAACCTGACCCTGCTCGCCGGCAGCCTCAACCCGGCGCTGTCGCGCTCGCCGTGGGAAGTGAAGAAGGCGGAGCTGCTCAGGTACAGCCAGCCGGGGCTGAGCCGCGAGCTGCATGAGCTGGAGGATTGGGCGGAGCGGGAGATTCTGGCCAGGGGAGAGGTGCTGGCGGAGGTGGCTTGTGGGGTGTGGCGGTATCCGGTGGGGGCTTCGGAAGCGTCTTAA
- a CDS encoding type II toxin-antitoxin system HipA family toxin, with translation MAHELAVWLFAEQVGSLSLNDGRLSFAYHPNWLANPDAVALSGSLPLQAAPFDDIRTRPFFAGLLPEGHLRRLIAQRFQVSGQNDFALLDAIGGECAGAVTLLPKDAVPQVAGAGEVSWLDDQRLSAILDELPRRPMLAGQDGLRLSLAGAQDKLPVVFDGQRIGLPLGGQPSTHILKPPIHALENTVLNEGFCLALAQAMKLPSAEARIHQAGDRRFLLVARYDRQRDAQGNPVRLHQEDLCQALGVVPEMKYQNEGGPDLKACFDLLRRVTRPSAPQVLRLLDYVVFNALVGNHDAHAKNFSLLFASPSSRAAPTLAPLYDVLSTAIYPSLTPKMAMKLGSKYKFSEVRLRHWEQFAEAAGLARAQTRKRILGMAQALPKAARTLQATPMFAREPLIEQIATLIEQRAGLTIRRLTEEGDDSA, from the coding sequence ATGGCGCATGAACTCGCCGTCTGGCTGTTCGCCGAGCAGGTCGGCAGCTTGTCGCTGAACGATGGTCGCCTGAGCTTTGCGTATCACCCCAACTGGCTGGCGAACCCCGACGCGGTAGCGCTGTCGGGCTCCTTGCCGCTGCAGGCCGCCCCCTTCGATGACATTCGTACCCGGCCGTTCTTCGCCGGGCTGTTACCGGAAGGCCATCTGCGGCGCTTGATCGCCCAACGCTTCCAGGTATCTGGGCAGAACGATTTCGCCCTGCTGGATGCCATCGGCGGCGAGTGCGCCGGGGCCGTCACGCTGCTGCCGAAGGATGCGGTCCCGCAGGTCGCCGGCGCGGGCGAGGTGTCGTGGCTGGACGATCAACGACTATCCGCGATCCTCGACGAGCTGCCCCGTCGCCCGATGCTGGCCGGTCAGGACGGCCTGCGCCTGTCGCTCGCCGGCGCTCAGGACAAGCTGCCGGTGGTGTTCGACGGGCAGCGCATCGGCTTGCCTCTGGGAGGACAGCCCAGCACGCATATTCTCAAGCCGCCGATTCACGCACTCGAGAATACGGTGCTCAACGAAGGCTTCTGCCTCGCTCTGGCCCAGGCGATGAAGTTGCCAAGCGCCGAAGCGCGGATTCATCAGGCTGGCGACCGCCGCTTCCTGCTGGTCGCGCGCTATGACCGCCAGCGCGATGCACAAGGCAACCCGGTACGTCTGCATCAGGAGGATCTCTGCCAGGCGCTCGGCGTGGTGCCGGAGATGAAGTATCAGAACGAGGGCGGCCCCGACCTGAAAGCCTGCTTCGATCTGCTGCGGCGCGTTACCCGTCCCAGCGCCCCCCAGGTGCTGCGTCTGCTGGACTATGTGGTGTTCAACGCCCTGGTCGGCAACCACGATGCGCATGCCAAGAACTTCTCGCTGCTGTTCGCCTCCCCCTCATCCAGAGCGGCACCGACCCTGGCCCCGCTCTACGACGTACTGTCGACCGCCATCTACCCGAGCCTCACCCCGAAGATGGCGATGAAGCTGGGCAGCAAGTACAAGTTCAGCGAGGTCCGGCTCCGGCACTGGGAGCAATTCGCCGAGGCCGCCGGACTGGCACGCGCCCAGACCCGCAAGCGAATCCTCGGCATGGCGCAGGCGCTACCCAAGGCTGCGCGCACCTTGCAGGCGACGCCCATGTTTGCGCGAGAGCCACTGATCGAACAGATTGCCACCCTGATCGAACAACGCGCGGGACTGACTATCCGACGCCTCACAGAAGAAGGCGATGATTCAGCCTGA
- a CDS encoding type II toxin-antitoxin system Y4mF family antitoxin, producing MIPIDSTQALGAALRAARKQLGLTQADLALAAGVGVRFVVDLEAGKPTVRLEQVLRVIDALGGRVRLDGLAGAPAETTRHGA from the coding sequence ATGATTCCTATCGACTCCACGCAAGCACTCGGCGCGGCCCTGAGAGCCGCACGCAAGCAACTGGGCCTGACGCAAGCCGATCTGGCCCTGGCCGCCGGGGTGGGCGTGCGCTTCGTGGTCGATCTGGAGGCCGGCAAGCCCACGGTGCGGCTGGAGCAGGTGCTCCGCGTGATCGATGCCCTGGGTGGCCGGGTCCGGCTGGACGGGCTTGCGGGTGCTCCAGCGGAGACCACTCGTCATGGCGCATGA
- a CDS encoding FadD3 family acyl-CoA ligase, whose amino-acid sequence MTDIPLTTPAAEGVPPTIPALVFAAARRHAGRCALADGEVRIDYAELPERVLAVSRALIAEGIQPGDRVAVWGPNRYDWVLAALGIHCAGATLVPINTRMKGNEAADILERSGTRLLFCVGQFLGVDYPAMLEPHRPDCLQRVVVLPCEAPSDHGDLSWQGFLAAGEAVDMDEAQARALTVRPDDLSDLLFTSGTTGKPKGVMSAHGQNLRAFAEYVQVIGLRPGDRYLIVNPFFHAFGYKAGWLTCLLGGATILPHPVFDAEAVFQRIERDRITVLPGPPTLYLSMLAHPKLAESDLSSLRIAVTGAATIPPVLVERMRRELGFAVVTTAYGLTECGGLATICDPADDAETVATTCGRAIPGTEVRVVDGENRPLPAGAAGEVCLRGFHVMQGYFENPQATAETIDAEGWLHTGDVGTLDARGYLRITDRLKDMFIVGGFNCYPAEIEAGLLEHPAIAQVAVIGVPDERMGEVGCACVVLRPGQELDEPGLIAWSRQRMANYKVPRLVRFFEALPVNASNKVVKGELRGAVIPARE is encoded by the coding sequence ATGACCGATATTCCGCTGACCACCCCGGCCGCCGAGGGCGTGCCGCCGACCATTCCCGCCCTGGTGTTCGCGGCCGCGCGCCGCCACGCCGGGCGCTGCGCCCTGGCCGACGGCGAGGTGCGCATCGACTACGCCGAACTGCCCGAGCGGGTGCTCGCGGTGAGCCGCGCGCTGATCGCCGAGGGCATCCAGCCCGGCGACCGCGTCGCCGTGTGGGGCCCGAACCGCTACGACTGGGTGCTGGCCGCGCTGGGCATCCACTGCGCCGGCGCCACCCTGGTGCCGATCAACACGCGGATGAAGGGCAACGAGGCCGCCGACATCCTCGAACGCAGCGGCACCCGCCTGCTGTTCTGCGTTGGCCAGTTCCTCGGCGTCGACTACCCGGCGATGCTCGAACCCCACCGCCCGGACTGCCTGCAGCGCGTGGTGGTGCTGCCCTGCGAGGCGCCCTCCGACCATGGCGACCTGAGCTGGCAGGGCTTTCTTGCCGCCGGCGAGGCGGTCGACATGGACGAGGCCCAGGCGCGCGCCCTGACCGTGCGCCCGGACGACCTGTCCGACCTGCTGTTCACCTCCGGCACCACCGGCAAGCCCAAGGGCGTGATGAGCGCCCACGGCCAGAACCTGCGCGCCTTCGCCGAATACGTGCAGGTCATCGGCCTGCGCCCCGGCGACCGCTACCTGATCGTCAACCCGTTCTTCCATGCCTTCGGCTACAAGGCCGGCTGGCTGACCTGCCTGCTCGGCGGCGCGACCATCCTGCCGCACCCGGTGTTCGACGCCGAGGCGGTGTTCCAGCGCATCGAGCGCGACCGCATCACCGTGCTGCCCGGCCCGCCGACCCTGTACCTGTCGATGCTCGCCCACCCCAAGCTGGCAGAAAGCGACCTGTCCAGCCTGCGCATCGCCGTCACCGGCGCGGCGACCATCCCGCCGGTGCTGGTCGAGCGCATGCGCCGCGAACTGGGCTTCGCGGTGGTCACCACCGCCTACGGACTGACCGAGTGCGGCGGCCTGGCGACCATCTGCGACCCGGCCGACGACGCCGAGACGGTGGCCACCACCTGCGGCCGTGCCATCCCCGGCACCGAGGTGCGCGTGGTCGACGGCGAAAACCGCCCGCTGCCGGCGGGCGCGGCGGGCGAGGTGTGCCTGCGCGGCTTCCACGTCATGCAGGGCTACTTCGAGAACCCGCAGGCCACCGCCGAGACCATCGACGCCGAGGGCTGGCTGCACACCGGCGACGTCGGCACCCTCGACGCGCGCGGCTACCTGCGCATCACCGACCGCCTCAAGGACATGTTCATCGTCGGCGGCTTCAACTGCTACCCGGCGGAGATCGAGGCCGGCCTGCTCGAACACCCGGCCATCGCCCAGGTCGCGGTCATCGGCGTGCCCGACGAGCGCATGGGCGAGGTCGGCTGCGCCTGCGTGGTGCTACGCCCGGGGCAAGAGCTCGACGAGCCCGGGCTGATCGCCTGGTCGCGCCAGCGCATGGCCAACTACAAGGTGCCGAGGCTGGTGCGCTTCTTCGAGGCGCTGCCAGTGAATGCGTCGAACAAGGTGGTGAAGGGGGAATTGCGGGGAGCGGTGATTCCCGCTCGGGAATAA
- a CDS encoding ferredoxin--NADP reductase, whose protein sequence is MNSPEYISLRVAQVIEETADARSLVFEVPAALAAQFKYKPGQFLTLRIPFEGSWLPRCYSLSSTPLLDEPLRVTVKRVKDGRASNWLCDVPKAGDAIEVMAPAGVFVPRSLDGDFLLFGGGSGVTPVLSILRSVLHAGQGRVLLIYANRDEASVIFRDELKALAAAHPRRLQVIHWLDSVQGIPAVEQLAELARPFRHAEAFICGPGPFMDAAVTALHGLDVPAAKVHVERFVSLPGEGEQGEAVVSEAAVAARLEVRLDGAEHALDCEPGETLLDAMRRAGVRAPHSCLVGACASCMCTVEQGEVELLRNEALDQQELNEGWTLACQAVATSAHVRVRFPD, encoded by the coding sequence ATGAACAGTCCCGAATACATCTCCCTGCGCGTGGCGCAGGTCATCGAGGAAACCGCCGACGCCCGCTCGCTGGTGTTCGAGGTGCCGGCCGCGCTGGCCGCGCAGTTCAAGTACAAGCCGGGGCAGTTCCTCACCCTGCGCATCCCCTTTGAGGGCAGCTGGCTGCCGCGCTGCTACTCGCTGTCCAGCACGCCGCTGCTCGACGAGCCGCTGCGCGTCACCGTCAAGCGCGTCAAGGACGGCCGCGCCTCCAACTGGCTGTGCGACGTGCCCAAGGCCGGCGATGCCATCGAGGTGATGGCGCCGGCCGGGGTGTTCGTGCCGCGCAGCCTGGACGGCGACTTCCTGCTGTTCGGCGGCGGCAGCGGCGTCACCCCGGTGCTGTCGATCCTGCGCTCGGTGCTGCACGCAGGCCAAGGCCGCGTGCTGCTGATCTACGCCAACCGCGACGAGGCCTCGGTGATCTTCCGCGACGAGCTGAAGGCCCTGGCCGCCGCCCACCCGCGCCGCCTGCAGGTGATCCACTGGCTGGATTCGGTGCAGGGCATCCCCGCCGTCGAGCAGCTCGCCGAACTGGCGCGGCCGTTCAGGCACGCCGAGGCCTTCATCTGCGGCCCCGGCCCGTTCATGGACGCCGCGGTGACCGCGCTGCACGGCCTCGACGTGCCGGCCGCCAAGGTCCACGTCGAGCGCTTCGTCTCGCTGCCCGGCGAGGGCGAGCAGGGCGAGGCAGTGGTCAGCGAGGCGGCAGTGGCCGCGCGTCTGGAGGTCAGACTCGACGGCGCCGAGCACGCCCTCGACTGCGAACCGGGCGAGACCCTGCTCGACGCCATGCGCCGCGCCGGGGTGCGCGCGCCGCACTCCTGCCTGGTCGGCGCTTGCGCCTCGTGCATGTGCACGGTGGAGCAGGGCGAGGTCGAGCTGCTGCGCAACGAGGCCCTCGACCAGCAGGAGCTGAACGAAGGCTGGACCCTGGCCTGCCAGGCCGTGGCCACCAGCGCGCACGTGCGCGTGCGCTTCCCCGACTGA
- a CDS encoding SDR family oxidoreductase, which produces MTGRVQDKIALVTGGASGIGRAIVQALVGEGAKVLISDLNADAGQALADQLNAERGGAASFVRHDAASEADWNAVADFVRERYGRLDVLVNNAGILLKGSIEDASLDDWHRLLRVNSDSAFLGCRMAVALMKDSGGSIVNVSSIAALAGRDDYAAYGASKGAVAALNRAVAAHCRRQKYRIRCNSLHPDGVLTPMTVASYPPGIDPAKFTIDSDPMNRMCLPEDVAAAALYLASDESRAINGMELRIDSGQFVMSI; this is translated from the coding sequence ATGACAGGACGGGTACAGGACAAGATCGCCCTGGTCACCGGCGGCGCCAGCGGCATCGGCCGCGCCATCGTGCAGGCGCTGGTGGGCGAGGGCGCCAAGGTGCTGATCAGCGACCTCAACGCCGACGCCGGGCAGGCGCTGGCCGACCAACTGAATGCAGAGCGGGGCGGCGCGGCCAGCTTCGTCCGCCACGACGCCGCCAGCGAGGCCGACTGGAACGCGGTCGCCGACTTCGTGCGTGAGCGCTACGGCCGCCTCGACGTGCTGGTCAACAACGCCGGCATCCTGCTCAAGGGCAGCATCGAGGACGCCAGCCTCGACGACTGGCACAGGCTGCTGCGGGTCAATTCCGATAGCGCCTTCCTCGGCTGCCGCATGGCCGTGGCGCTGATGAAGGACAGCGGCGGCTCGATCGTCAACGTTTCCTCCATCGCCGCCCTGGCCGGGCGCGACGACTACGCCGCCTACGGCGCCTCCAAGGGCGCGGTGGCCGCCCTCAATCGCGCCGTGGCGGCCCACTGCCGCCGGCAGAAATACCGCATCCGCTGCAACTCGCTGCACCCCGACGGCGTGCTGACGCCGATGACCGTCGCCAGCTACCCGCCGGGCATCGACCCGGCGAAGTTCACCATCGACAGCGACCCGATGAACCGCATGTGCCTGCCCGAGGACGTCGCTGCCGCCGCCCTGTACCTGGCCAGCGACGAGTCGCGCGCCATCAACGGCATGGAACTGCGCATCGACAGCGGCCAGTTCGTCATGAGTATCTGA